From Rhododendron vialii isolate Sample 1 chromosome 7a, ASM3025357v1:
tacgaattcaatcaactcaacattgaatccaaaaaaaacttttgacatcaagaacacaaaactttttcataaatgattagacatgccgagttctcgtcgaatgaaacaaaattgttcttcaccaaggggttttgtgaaaatgtccgccaattgcttgtcggtactaataaagttaagttcaatatcccctttttgaacatgatctcttataaaatgatgtctaatctcaatatgttttgttcgagaatgttgaatcgaatttttggttaagctaattgcactagtattatcacatttaataggaatatgatcatattgcaaattgaaatcctccatttgttgtttgatccacaatatttgggcacaacaacttccggccgctacatattccgcctcggcggtagatagagctacggaattttgtttcttgctatgccaagacactagagagtgccctagaaattggcaagtcccacttgtacttttacgatcaactttgaaacctccaaaatccgcatctgaataaccaattaaatcaaatgcaactccacgtggataaaacaatcctaagtcatgagaaccggcaacatatttaaaaatacgtttaatagcttttaaatgcgattctttaggacatgattggaatctagcacacatgcagacactaaacattatatccggtctacttgccgtgagataaagtaatgagccgatcatacctcgatacatcttttcattgacggccttaccattctcatctttgtctagcttagttgatatgctcattggtgtgctcgttggctttgatccttccatgccaaacttcttaataagttctttctcatacttggcttggttgattatgatcccctcattagtttgcttgatttgaagtccgaggaagaagttaagctcccccatcatactcatttcaaactcaccttgcatacacttagcaaactctttgcacatattatcattagtggcaccaaagacaatatcatcaacatatatttgaataatgagcatatctttacctttggctttaatgaaaagagtagtatcaatttttccacgagtaaagccattgtcaagcaagaatgaactaagtctatcataccatgcacgtggtgcttgcttcaaaccatatagagcttttgagagtttaaaaacatgatcggggtatacatgatcttcaaagccgggaggttgtttgacataaacttcctcatttatgaacccattcaaaaatgcacttttcacatccatttgataaagcttgaaatttttgaaagatgcaaaggcaagtaatatgcgaatagcctctaatctagctaccggtgcaaaagtttcttcaaaatcaataccttcttcttgattataaccttgagcaacaagtctagctttattcctaacaatatttccggattcatctagcttgttacgaaaaacccatttagtacctataatagtgtgatcaagaggcttaggtactaatgcccaaactttattcctttcaaattgatttaactcatcttgcatggccaaaatccaattttcatcatcttgagcttccggaaagtttttaggctcaatttgagaaacaaaagcttgattttcacaaaaatttctatgagacgagcgagtggttacccctttcgaaacttctccaagaatcaagtcctttggatggttttgcacgaatctccaatccttggaaagatcttggttgtctcccatggcatcttgaggttgattaataacttcatcttctttgatttgagagctttctacttgagtatcaccatcaactttttcttgaattgtcaagtcatgaatctcatgtgtaatttctaagtcatcattatcaacaacatccttagtagcacaaggattagattcatcaaaggaaacgtgaatggattcttcaacaagattagtgcgtttattataaattctatatgctttgctagtaagagagtaaccaataaagatgccttcatccgattttgaatcaaatttacccaagtcatcttttccattgtttaatacataacatttacaaccgaaagcatgaaaataatttatgttgggtattctaccattccaaagctcataaggagttttcttgaggataggcctaattaaaactcgattcaaaatatagcatgaggtattaacggcttccgcccaaaaatattttggcaaagagttttcacaaagcatagtgcgggccatttcttccaaagtacgattctttctctcaactactccattttgttgaggagtacgaggtacagaaaagttatgaccaataccatgttcatcacaaaacttttcatataaagaattgtcaagttcttttccatgatccgtacgaatgttagaaataacaaatcctttttcattttgaactcttctacaaagtttagtgaaattaggataagcctcattcttatgagctaggaacatcacccatgtatatctagagaaatcattaacaacaacaagacaataatagtttccacaaagacttggagagcgagttggtccaaacaaatccatatgaagtaattgcaaaggtctagtagttgaaacaacatttttggacttaaaagaaaccttggtttgttttccttgttggcaaggaccacaaagtctatctttttcaaatttgattttaggaagaccttttaccaaattttttctagagagttttgaaatagcatccatacttgcatgtcctaggcgcctatgccaaagccaactattttcactcaaagcggaaaaacattttatatcacaattacttaaatcattgagattaaaaacatatacattttcaagtctttgtccaacgaagagtgtcttgttgcttttgacattttcaatgatacatttggatttttcaaagataacacgatttcctctatcacataattgacttatgctaagaagattgtgttttaaaccactaacaagtaaaacatcttcaataataggagaattacctatatcaccgattcctatgattttgcctttgttgttgtctccaaatgtgacatgtccaccatctttaggcgaaagagaattgaaagccctcttgtcaccggtcatgtgtcttgaacatccactatcaaggtaccaacttccttccttgagagaacttttgaagcatacctacaatagcacatcaattcttgacttttggtacccaaatcatcttgggtccttgaaggttagcattgatacggttcttaggaacccagaccttttttgcattagaagatgagtatcctttcataggacaagtaggagaaatatgaccaattttaccacaataatgacatgtcaatttagaatggctagaaggaggaacatcttttccaaaaagatttttgtgttgagtgggattataaccaattccggccttgtgaaaagaaaccatttgttttccaagaagaatgtctaaactttcttttccattagtgagttttgaaagagaattagttaaatcatcaatttgtttttctaaagattcgtttttggaagtatccttcaaatactctttttcttttgccaaagaggttcttaaactttcattttcttcctccaaaatatctttctcttcaattaaatcatccatttctagtgagagatctttagcaacctttttaagaaatttgtttttagaaacaaccttttcaaattctactttcaactctttataggcaataaacaattcatcaaaggaataggatgagtcgagatctacctcgttttcttcgatggccatgaaacacaagttagcgacctcttgttgctcatcgtcctcattggagctactatcgtcactattgtcccatgcggccatcatagctctctttttgtccttctttgaatattttttggcatatggacattcacttttgatgtggccgggcttcttgcactcgtagcaaatgattggatcctttttgctactttcttctttgcctccatcttttcttgaaaatcctctacctttgcgagatgctctatttttgaggagtttcttgaatgtttttgtgatgagcgccatttcatcatcctcactttcgttgcttgaatcctccttgctttttgatttgcttgttgtacttttgaaggcaagatccttaactttcttctctttttcacccttgaggttgtgatgcatttcctccgtcatgagagatcccatgagcttgtccatcgtgtattttgagaaatctttggattgtaggatgatggaggtggtagtgtcccaattggttggcatggaacggagcaccttccttgtcatttcggattgactgtaaatctttccaagagcttttaaaccgttagtaatactagcaaatctagcaaacatttgagatatagattcatccggtttcattttgaagagctcatagctatgcacaagaatatcaattttggactccttaacttgactatctccttcatgtgacatttctaacttatcccatatttctttagccgattcacatgcggaaacacaatcatattcattgggagtgatagcacaaaaaagaaggttcatagctctatagttcttttctattgaagccttttccgaatgactccactcattatctgatttaggcatagtctcttccccaactttcttagtaggaataatgggaccatttttgataattttccatagatcataatccgtggattgaataaagatcatcattctatttttccaatgagagtaattttctccggtgaacaagggaggtctattggacgattgaccttcgatacaagaaacattactacattactagtggttgccatggatcttaactcttagatggttaaatctacaaacaagagccgaggctctgataccaattgttacccaaattatgcaacctagagggggggtgaataggattgttAGTAATAATCAccgataaaaatttatctctaacaatatatgcaaacaataagtatgcaatcaaaatagagagatagagagatagaacccgtttatagtggttcggtccggatttgtccacggtccggccctactccacttctcctcaagcaattacttgaaggttccactaatctttaaaagattacaacttgtaagtcttgcgggcgCTTACAAAAACCGAACGCCTCTAGCTTTCCcaaggagctagcacaaccgcaagagttttctccgaaaacttctcaaaaacaataacgcccaaattccaacccgaatttggtcttctaagctttcaagtgtttgactcaaacactcgcttaggaaatacaagtatgtgaagaaggtatgaaaattatcgctcacgacttgtacaaattttctcttcaagaaaaatatgaaagtggaagaacaatgagaatttttggcttgatcttttgagaaattgctcttgcaataatatggaatgttgtagcttgtatgtatattctcattaatgagttcttgatgccttatatagccatccatatgcttcctagccgttggaactagccgttgaaactagccgttggaactagccgttagaactagccgttggaactagccgttgaaactagccgttggaactagccgttagaactagccgttggaactagccgtttgacagagtggtcatccgggtggtcgtccggccGGTCATCCGGTGGGTCATATGATggtttccggttgtcacagctttctgttcagacagccggcttgtcagccggttcgtcaacctgtggctcacaatttcatctaaataaatccgttaaagcatgtattgagctcaataaagtctttgtaaatataaatcatgaatccaagagactttatgctatatttcaaggtcacgaaaatatttagttcgggaatcgacttttcgataattttgtatttgccgaataaaaatatcattgaattaatcatcaaaataattaatagaaatgcatataaattttcacaaattataatgcatacatttttcaacagaaCGCATTGACTGCATCAGTCTACTTTTAGGTAATGATAAAATTGTGTTATTTGCACGAGTAGAACTTGCTGCTGCTTGTTTTAGCCTGATTTGAAAACCGTCAAACAGAATTTGGTCTAGACACgcttctaaatttttttaacaattgtGACTGATGATTCGGTCCTTAAATTTTTACGAGAATGGGTCAATCTAAACTGTGTGCACTCTTAAATTACACTTTGATGAATACCTTTTTTATCGTTGCGCCATCCTATCCTCTGGCACCGTTGCATTTGCATGAATGAATATATATAACTTCTAAAACCACCTACTTTACGTACCAGTACTATCATTAAGATTGAGTTTGGATtacataaatttttgtttaaGACAGTCGGCATTATTGAAACTTctagttacttttttttttttgggtggttgtCCAAATTTGTACATCACATCTTTCATTTCAACGAGGAGATCATCAAAGAGTTATGAAAATATATAGAATAATgtcgaaaaaaattcatattagaTGACTTAAAGACACTAGAAGATTGTCTTAAATATTTGTCTTGTTCGGAAATTTTTTCGTCATtaatgaactctttttttttaactttgatCTATAGCTTTACAATTTTTTGATTCTTCTAGTCGAATCAAAGGGTTTATGTGAAAATTTTAATTCGAATTACTAAAATAAAGGCAAAAGCGACCTAACTTGATTCAAATTACTGCCTAAAATTTAGGCAAAAAACTTGGTAAAAAGATGGGTACCAATTACTGTACTGGTAAAACTTAGCCAAAAGGGACCTAATCTAATCTAGTAAGCTCACCAGAAGTCTAGTTGCACATGCGGTAGATGTGCACAGCAATCGTGCACAAATTGCGGTGTGGGGCCACTTCGAGTCctacacaaacgatccgagccgtttattagacgtaaaatattttttttgaaggttctTTTTCTAAGGAGAAGagatattttttgtatttagaGGTGTTTTGGAATGCAAACATAACCAAATTGTTATCAGCTCTAACGATTTAACGGAATGGAGGTTTGCGTATGTAGTGAGGGAAAGTGAAGGAGATCTGTCAGTTTTGAATCATGAGGCGAagttcttgtaattttttaaaacctcATGGGACCGGAAAATTTTTCGGTGTTAGGTGGGTACCACATGGTGCCTGCTCGGCACATCTGAGACATTTATtacatttttggatggctcggatttgaagagagaaaaaggagagagagagagagagtgttgagatgagaggagagagagggtttcaatccaaGTTGTCCGAAAGTGTATTGAACGGCCCGAATGTGTCGAGCAGGTACCAAGTGAAATATAtccacccggcaccgaaaaatttctcggaCTGGACCCTAGAATATACCAGTATCACGTAGTTAGACCTAATAAAATTCTGCCACCGAAGAAGTAACTTCTAAGAAGGAACCCAAGTACATCTTCATTTACGTTAGAAAGGAattgaataaaaccaaaattagctTGGTTAGGACAATTAGTTTAATGAACTGGTACATGTTTCTTGACATGGTAATACTATAAAGTTAACTTTAAATTAATTGGTAACACCTTGGTCGATAGAACAAGTTCTTTTGGAGTTGGTATAAGGAATAATACCTTAATGTAAGCCCTATTGTTTAGCTAGAATTTAGGGGGTTCTGAGCGGTTGCCTTGTTGACTCGCTAGAGGGCAGCCTTTGCACTAGTATAAGTCGGTAAGGACGCCACTTAGGACCCCTTAATTGTAGCTAAAAATATACGGTTTTACTTTAGTCCTGTTCTTATACTAAGTCCAAAAAGAATATGATCGACCTAATTGTAAAAAAGTAATGTTTGAGTATATGTGGGCTCTATGTGATATGGTGCTTTACAGGGCCCTAGTCACATCAATTGATAAACTCCACGTTACATTTGTGATTGGTGTATGCAATTAAGTGCCAACTTATGTCGTACCCAGATGTAGCGCACAAATGTAGCAAATTGCTCATAGTTGGTATTGGAAGATTAATTGCTATATAACCAATGAAAGATTAAAATAAGCAAAAGGTTGCGATTGAAATTAGAGAAAGGAAGAAATAAGGGCTGGCTATTTACAGTGGTCAGTTGGGTGAGTCAAGTACATGTTTGATCAGTTGTTGACTTGGTGGTTCTTAAACTTGGGTTAAACATACGCATACACGCATAAAAGAACCCAAAAATTGCTTATTGTGGCTAGCTAGATGGGATGATTGTATAGTGCAGCTGTGAATCAAGTTTCACAGTGGTTAATTGTTTTATAACCCATCAAATTAATTGGTAATCACCTTATTCGATCGAACAAGTACTTTTGGAGTTGATATAAGGAATATACCTCAATAGTGACCCTATTGTTTAGCCATAATTTAGGAGGCCCTGAACGGTTGCCTTTTCGGCTCGCCAAAGGGCAGCCTTTGCACTAGTATAAGCTGGCAAGGCCGTCACTTAGGACCCCTAGATTGCAGCTAAAAAATATGGTTTTACTTTGGTCCAGTTCTTATACTAAGCCCAAAAAGAATTAGAGCGAActaattgtaaaaaaaaatggcattaTAATGGTTATATTTGGGCACTATGGGATATGGTGCCTTACATGGCCCTAGTCACATCAAGTGAAAACTCCACGTTACACTTGTGATTGGTATATGCTTAAGTACCAACTAGCGTCGTACCCAGATGTATCGCGCGAATGTAGCCAATCATCGTTATTATTGGTTGCACTACTTTTCTTTGACATGAAACTTAGTTCatttggtagtttttttttttgatcctgtGTTCATTTGGTAGTTTGATGAGGTTAGTTTACCATTGTTGGGTAGTATGGTGTAAATATAGTTCATTAAGGTTGTCTTCTTCTCAAACACAAGCTTAATGAACTATATTTGCAACCAAACTTTGTGCGGGTACTGCCAAATAAAACAATTATTGGTAGTCAATATACTGAAatttaatttgcttttgattgtGATGTTGTGTCTTTCTGTATTCTATGCAGTGAtttccttttacttttctttttttcgtgtTTGCAGGAACCTTAGAAAACTGAAATATATAAACAACTTCCACCAGTTCGATTTAGACTTCAGGCGGCATTGCGAAGAAGGGAAGCTACCAAACTATGTCGTAGTCGAGCAACGGTACTTTGAGACCAAATTCTTGGCCGGAAATGACGATCACCCCTCGCACGATGTATCTGAAGGCCAGAAATTCGTGAAACATGTGTATGAAGCATTGAGATCGAGTCCCCAGTGGAATGAAATCTTGTTTGTCGTCTTATATGATGAGCATGGTGGTTTCTACGACCATGTCCCTACCCCGGACACCGGGGTCCCCAGTCCAGATGGCATCGTGGGCCCCCCGCCGTACAACTTTCGGTTTGATCGGCTTGGGATTCGGGTTCCAGCCATCTTGATTTCTCCATGGATCGAACGTGGAACAGGTGAGTcgtattaattttcttttgagaagttatttttcacttttggtTTTTTCGCTCTCAATTGTGCAACCAATCATAATCATAAAGCACCATTTTGgatgttttggtttgatttgaatCCTTCGAAGGGCCATTTTGCACGGAGAATGTTTTCGTAAATACAGTGGTAATTTGTAGTATGTTAGTATGCTGTTAGTGAAATGAGATATCAAGAACAGCTAATCAAGCTACTCATAATGAAAATGCAGTGTTGCATGAGCCTTCAGGGCCATATTCCACGTCACAATTCGAACACTCCTCAATTCCAGCTACTGTGAAGAAGATCTTCAATCTCCCAGAGTTTTTGACGAAGCGAGACGCATGGGCAGGCACATTTGAAGTTGTTCTGAATCGAAGTAGCCCAAGAACAGATTGTCCAGGTGAATATACGTACTGAGCTGTGGCCTCATTTTATCATCTCCTCTGGGATATGTTTGgatgtttggtttggttgcaACAAAAGATAAGTACTAGTGTTTGCTGCAAAAGCTGAAAATCAGATTTGAAATCCAAAATTTCTCTCCGAAGCATCCCAAATCCCAGCTTCTCGGAAATTATATCTTGAGGCCATTTTCTGCTTAAATGAATCACCTGGAATCTAAAATCTAGTGCGGCCTGGCCGAATTTATGTGGCGAACACGTGAATATGAAGCCCTGTATGTAAAACTTCACAAAAACAAAGTATTTCAGTCTAGcttaatttggaaaagaatgcacaTCTTTCTTTGTGAATAAGATCCATACTTGTAATAATGagtctatttttggagttggatTACTTGCTAATTATTGGATATATAACAATGAGATTCTCGTTACAGTCGTTAAAATCTGGCCTTAGAATTTCTGTATCGAATACTTGCAACCAATTAATCTGGAATTCTGTGGCAGTTACCTTGCCAGAGCCAGTGAAAATGCGAGACAGCGGACCGAGGGAAGAGAACAAACTGAATGACTTCCAGCAGGTGCTGGTATTACTGGCAGCCATACTGAAAGGTGACCACCAACAGCAACAACAACTAGTGGATAACATGACTGTGATTGAGGCTGTGAATTACGTTGAAGCTGCGTTCAGTAAATTCTTAGAGGAATGCGAGAAAGCAAAGAACAGAGGAGCCGACGGATCCCATATTCCTTGTCTGGCAAGCCCGCATCCAAAGAAAGATGTGAAGTCCTTTGCTCAGAAGCTGTTCTCTTGTTTGGTATGCGATCATTGACGCActctcttttctatttttttcctatCGTTTTTCATGTTGTTTTTAGTGTCCAAATTAACAGGGAGGGACCGCGTAATTTCGTTTGATGGACAATTTCATCGGTTTCATAGCGGGAAGTTTTTCCGTTGCGGAATGTGCTTTCATGAGATTTATCATCTAATATGATGTGTATTTCAGCGAATCAAATGCAATTCAAATCGTAACATCTTGGGGTCAGAACTCGCATAGTCTATCACTAATTAACTTTAATTAACCGGGAAAATGGAATTAAGTCGTGTTTACAAGGATCTGGTAGAGTTGGGTCAAAGGAAGACAGGTACCACTGGGCCCATAATTAGACCTCTCCGCCTCGGGTTTATTGCATATGGGTTAAAGGTCAACAAGCCTCATAAATACGTGTGGTTGTTTGGTATGGGTTTTGAGCGAGAGTTTTCGGGATAATAAGTAGAGAGTAACTTATTAGAAACTGTGCACAGGGTGAGGGGGAAAGGTACACGTTAATGTTCGACTTTGATGACAAACTCAATTAAGCAAAGTATACAAAAGATAAAAGACACAATCACATACTCCATAATACATTACCTGACCGGTTAACAGGGACCCAAGAATAGGTCATCACTAACCGGTTCACCACCTGAGTCAGTTCCATCGTTTTTCGTTAGAGCCTTTGTAGCCACCTCAGTATCTTTCAAGATAGTAGGCTTCTTGGATGCAAATTTGTCAATCAATAATGGTTTTCGTTCTTTCCTTTCACCACCTAAGTCAGTTCTATTAT
This genomic window contains:
- the LOC131334183 gene encoding non-specific phospholipase C3-like, coding for MASEATTNSCPIKTVVVLVQENRSFDHMLGWMKSLNPEIDGVTGTESNPISTSGPNSVGRVYYGDRSAHIDPDPGHSFEAIFEQVYGVPWSPSVASQNLKPTMEGFAQQAESVEKGMSEVVMNGFKPEMVPVYKELVSEFAVCDRWFASIPTLTQPNRLYVHSATSYGATANDNKMMVEGYPQKTIFESVEEAGLSFGIYYQYPPSTLFYRNLRKLKYINNFHQFDLDFRRHCEEGKLPNYVVVEQRYFETKFLAGNDDHPSHDVSEGQKFVKHVYEALRSSPQWNEILFVVLYDEHGGFYDHVPTPDTGVPSPDGIVGPPPYNFRFDRLGIRVPAILISPWIERGTVLHEPSGPYSTSQFEHSSIPATVKKIFNLPEFLTKRDAWAGTFEVVLNRSSPRTDCPVTLPEPVKMRDSGPREENKLNDFQQVLVLLAAILKGDHQQQQQLVDNMTVIEAVNYVEAAFSKFLEECEKAKNRGADGSHIPCLASPHPKKDVKSFAQKLFSCLVCDH